From the genome of Desulfovibrio sp. JY:
CCGGGACCCGGAGATGGGCGCGGCGCTGGAGACGGCCATGACGCGGCCCACCTTCGAGCGCCTGGATATCGTGTCCTTCGATCCGGTGGCCGGCGCGGCCTACTGGGAGGAGTTCCGGGCCATTTTGCGCCGGGACGTGCCGGAAGTGACCCTTCGCCGCGAGTTCGCCGCCTCGGCCGCCTTTTGCGACGCCCTGGCCGCGCGCCACCCGACCAAGGTCAGGCTCTTCCGCACCAAGGCCATGCCCCTGGCCCCGATCCTCCTGGTCGGCGACACGATTTTCGCCGGCCATTACCTGCACGGCCCGGTGCCCGCGCCCCAGGGCCTGTGGCTGGCCATCCCGGCCGACGTGGCCGATCTGCTCTCCCGCGCCGAGGACGACGTCTCGCCGGCCGCCCTCGATCCCCTGGCCAAGGGGGCCTACCGGCTGGTGTGCGAGTGTGTGGCGGCGCGAAACGCCTCGCGCCGTTTGGCCTGATCCGCCAGGAATCGCCCATGCGCCCATCCGAAATTACGCAACTGCTCTCCGGAGCCGACGATGCCGGGCTTTTTTCCGCTGCCGAGGCCCTGACCCGCCAGAACTTCGGCCTGGAAATCTACCTGCGCGGCATCATCGAGTTTTCCAACCACTGCGCCAACAACTGCCGTTACTGCGGCCTGCGCCGGGCCAACAGGGGCCTTTCCCGCTATCGCATGGACGTGGACGACATCCTGGCCGCGACAGCCCTGGCCGGGGAACTGTCCGTCGGCACGGTGGTGCTCCAGTCCGGGGACGATTTCGCCTACTCCAAGGAGGACATCGGCCGCATCGTGACCGGGGCCAAGGAGGCGTCGGACGTGGCCGTGACCCTGTCGCTCGGCGACCGGCCCGCCGCCGACCTCGACTACTGGCGCTCCTGCGGCGCCGACCGCTACCTGCTCAAGATGGAGACCTTCGACGAGGCGCTCTACGCCCGCTCCCGGCCGGGACTGACCGTGGCCGACAGGCTGGGGCGCATCGAAGCCCTGCGGGCCGCCGGCTACGAGGTGGGCTCGGGCATCATCACCGACCTGCCCGGCATGACGTTGGATATTTTGGCCAGGGACCTCCTGCGCCTGGCCGATCTGGACCTGGACATGATCGCGGCCGGACCCTTCGTGCCCCATCCCGACACGCCCTACGGGACCGAGGCCGCCGGCTCCGTCCTGACCGCGCTGCGGGCCATGGCCATCCTGCGCCTTTTAAATCCCCTGGCCAACATCCCCTCCACCTCGGCCTTAAGCGCCCTGCGCGAAGGGGCCAGGGAGCAGGGGCTCACCGTCGGGGCCAACGTCATCATGCCGTCGCTGACCCCGGAAACCGTCAGCGCCGCCTACAACATCTATCCCGGGAAAAACGTCTTTCGCGCCGACGCCGCTTCGCGCGTGGAAGCCGCCCGCGCCGCCATCCGCCGCGTGGGCCGCCTTCCGTCCACGGCTGTCGGCGGTTCCAAGAGGAGACGCCATCATGGCTGAGTCCGAAACCAAGGCCCCGCGCGGGGTCAGGCTGATCATCACCCTGGTCGGCCGGCGCAATGCCGGCAAGTCGTCGCTCATAAACGCCGTCACCGGCCAGGACGTGGCCATCGTGTCCGATTTCGCCGGCACCACCACCGACCCGGTGGCCAAGCCCTACGAACTGTTGCCCCTCGGCCCGGTCACCTTCTACGACACGGCCGGCCTCGACGACGTGGGCGAACTTGGGGCGCTTCGCGTGGCAGCCACCAAAAAGGTGCTGTGGCGCACGGACATCGCCGTGGTGGTGGCCGAGGCCGCTGGGCTCACCGAGGCCGAGCGGGCCATCATCGCCGACATCCGAAGCCTCGAGATCCCCATCCTGCTGGTCTTTAACAAGGCCGACCAAGCGGCACCGTCCGAGGCCGACATTGCCTGGTGCCGCGACCAGGGCCTGCGCACCGTCGTGGCCAGCGCCGCCACCGGGGCGGGCGCGACCGAGGTCAAGGAGGCGCTCATCGCCCTGGCCCCGCCCGAGGCCGTGCGCGAGCCGGTCTTGGCCGGCGACCTTTTCGGCGAGGGCGACACCGTGGTCTGCGTGGTGCCCATCGATCTGGCCGCGCCCAAGGGCCGGCTCATCCTGCCCCAGGTCCAGGTCCTCCGCGAGATTCTCGACGGCGACGCCGCGGCCGTGGTGGTCAAGGAGCGCGAGCTCGAAGCGGCGCTTTCCAACCTGCGCCGGCCGCCGGCCCTGGTCATCACCGATTCCCAGGTCATCCTCAAGGTCTCGGGCGATGTGCCCGAGGACGTGCCCCTAACCACCTTTTCCACGCTGTTCGCCCGGTTCAAGGGCGATCTGCCGACGCTCGCCGCCGGAGCCGCCACCATCGACCGGCTTCGCGACGGCGACACCGTGCTCATGGCCGAGGCCTGCTCCCACCACGTCCAGGCCGACGACATCGGCCGGGTCAAGCTGCCCCGCTGGATTTCCCAGTACACGGGCAAGGACCTCGAATTCGAGATGTACTCGGGCCACGATTTTCCCGACGACCTGGAGCGCTTCGCCCTGGTCGTCCACTGCGGCTCGTGCATGCTCGGGCGCATGGAGATGCTGCGGCGCATCAAGGAATGCCAGCGCCGGGGCGTGCCCGTGACCAACTACGGCGTGGCCATCTCCAAGGTGCAGGGCGTGCTGGACCGCGTCTTGCGACCTGTGTTGCGGTAGAATTTTGCGGAAGAGGAAGGGGAATGCGAGAGGGGAACCCTTTTTGAAAAAAGGGTTCCCCTCTCGCGCTCTCCCCTCCCCAAAACTTTTAACGGGTACAGGTACGGTAACGATAATCCACTGTAATCGCTAAAAGTCTTTGGAAAGGGGGTCCGGGGGGAAACTTTTCTACAGAAAAGTTTCCCCCCGGTTTCTTTTCCCTTGGCAAGCGCCCAGGCTTGCCGTAAAAGCGCCCCTCGGCTTGGCGTCACGTTTTTTCTTTTTTACCGCAATATTTCCTATTTTACCGCAAAGCAGGACATTTTTCTCGTTTTGCAGGAAGCTATAACGCTTTACTTGTTTCATTAACATATTTAAATAAAACAGAAAAATAATATCTGCCGTATTGGCACGGGATTTGGATAAAGAGAAAACAGAGCAGACAATACCTCCCTATTGTTCTGACCTCTCCTTCATCTCCCGCGCGGGGGCTCCCACCGAGCCCCCCATTTTTTTGGGGCGCGGGGCCTTGGAGATTCGACGCCCTCTGCGCTACCTTCGGACCCCATGTGGCATAAGAAATTGTTCGCGCCCCTGGCGCTGCCCATCCACGTGTTCGCCGGGGCCATCCTCGTCGGCGCCTTTCTGCTGCACCAGCCGGTAAGCTGCCGGGGCGGGGCGGTGTCGTTTCTCGACGCCCTTTTCACCGCCACCTCGGCCGCCTGTGTCACCGGACTGACCGTGGTCGATACCGGCGCCCGGTTTTCGCTCTTCGGCCAGACCGTCATCCTGGCCCTGGTGCAGCTCGGCGGCCTCGGCGTCATGACCTTTTCCACGCTCATCTTTTATCTCTGGCGTCGCCGGGTGTCCCTGGCCGACCATATCGCCGTGGGCCAGAGCCTGCTGCACGACACGACCTTTCACCTGGGCCGTTTCCTCACCCGCATGGTGCTGGTCACGGCCGTGATCGAGGCCGTGGGCGCGCTGGGCCTCTACTGCCTCGACCCGGTCGGCTTCGCGCCCTATTCGGCCGTGTTCCACTCCATCTCGGCCTTTTGCAACGCCGGCTTCGCCCTGCCCGCCGACAACCTCGCCTCCTCTGTCGGGAGTCCCGGCGTAAACGGCATCTTCATGTGGCTGATCATCAGCGGCGGCCTGGGATTCGGCGTGCTGATCGAGGGCTACCGGGCGGTCCGTTCGCACCTTGTGCGCCTTGTCCGCCGCGACGCTCATGTCTTCCGCCTGTCCTGGCATTCCCGCATCGTGTTTACGGTCTCGGCCGCCTTGATCCTGGTCGGGGCGGGCATGATTTTTTTCGGCGAGTTTCTGGGCGACCGCTACCCTGCCTTGTCGGTGGCGGACAAGGCCATGGCCGCGCTTTTCCAGTCCGTCACCTGCCGCACGGCCGGGTTCAATACCCTGGACATCGGCCGCATGGCCGACGCCTCGCTGGTCATCATGGTCTTTTTGATGTTTATCGGCGGCTCCCCCGGCTCCTGTGCCGGCGGCATCAAGACCACCACCTTCGCCGTGCTGTGCGCTTTCGGCAAGTCGCGTATGCTCGGCCGACGGCAGGCCGTCATCGGCCGTTTCGCCGTGGACGAGGGCGCCATCGACCGGGCCGTGACCCTGACCGTCCTGGCCGGCGGATTGGTGCTTGGCGCGGTGCTGCTGCTGTGTTTTACCGAAGGGGCGGTGGCCCCGCATGTGGAATCCGGCGGCCGGTTCCTGGAGATCCTGTTCGAGGTCGTCTCCGCCTTCGGCACGGTGGGGTTGTCCACGGGCATCACCCCGACGCTGACGCCGGCCGGCAAGATCGTCATCACCCTGCTCATGTTCGTGGGGCGCCTTGGGCCGATTCTTTTCCTCTCGGTGCTCCAGGCCTTTCAGGAGCCCTTGCGCTACCGCTGGCCCGAGCAGAG
Proteins encoded in this window:
- the hydF gene encoding [FeFe] hydrogenase H-cluster maturation GTPase HydF; this translates as MAESETKAPRGVRLIITLVGRRNAGKSSLINAVTGQDVAIVSDFAGTTTDPVAKPYELLPLGPVTFYDTAGLDDVGELGALRVAATKKVLWRTDIAVVVAEAAGLTEAERAIIADIRSLEIPILLVFNKADQAAPSEADIAWCRDQGLRTVVASAATGAGATEVKEALIALAPPEAVREPVLAGDLFGEGDTVVCVVPIDLAAPKGRLILPQVQVLREILDGDAAAVVVKERELEAALSNLRRPPALVITDSQVILKVSGDVPEDVPLTTFSTLFARFKGDLPTLAAGAATIDRLRDGDTVLMAEACSHHVQADDIGRVKLPRWISQYTGKDLEFEMYSGHDFPDDLERFALVVHCGSCMLGRMEMLRRIKECQRRGVPVTNYGVAISKVQGVLDRVLRPVLR
- the hydE gene encoding [FeFe] hydrogenase H-cluster radical SAM maturase HydE, with protein sequence MRPSEITQLLSGADDAGLFSAAEALTRQNFGLEIYLRGIIEFSNHCANNCRYCGLRRANRGLSRYRMDVDDILAATALAGELSVGTVVLQSGDDFAYSKEDIGRIVTGAKEASDVAVTLSLGDRPAADLDYWRSCGADRYLLKMETFDEALYARSRPGLTVADRLGRIEALRAAGYEVGSGIITDLPGMTLDILARDLLRLADLDLDMIAAGPFVPHPDTPYGTEAAGSVLTALRAMAILRLLNPLANIPSTSALSALREGAREQGLTVGANVIMPSLTPETVSAAYNIYPGKNVFRADAASRVEAARAAIRRVGRLPSTAVGGSKRRRHHG
- a CDS encoding potassium transporter TrkH, encoding MWHKKLFAPLALPIHVFAGAILVGAFLLHQPVSCRGGAVSFLDALFTATSAACVTGLTVVDTGARFSLFGQTVILALVQLGGLGVMTFSTLIFYLWRRRVSLADHIAVGQSLLHDTTFHLGRFLTRMVLVTAVIEAVGALGLYCLDPVGFAPYSAVFHSISAFCNAGFALPADNLASSVGSPGVNGIFMWLIISGGLGFGVLIEGYRAVRSHLVRLVRRDAHVFRLSWHSRIVFTVSAALILVGAGMIFFGEFLGDRYPALSVADKAMAALFQSVTCRTAGFNTLDIGRMADASLVIMVFLMFIGGSPGSCAGGIKTTTFAVLCAFGKSRMLGRRQAVIGRFAVDEGAIDRAVTLTVLAGGLVLGAVLLLCFTEGAVAPHVESGGRFLEILFEVVSAFGTVGLSTGITPTLTPAGKIVITLLMFVGRLGPILFLSVLQAFQEPLRYRWPEQSMMIG